AGGCTTGGACGCCATCACACAAGCATCATGCGCGAGATTGCGCGCAACGGCCCGACATACCCCGATGGAGTTTACTGGTACACCTTCACGCATGGCACTGCGCTTAAACGTCGTCACCAGCCCAGGTCTTTCCGGCGGCAGGACAACGCCGATCTGGTCGCTTACGTTGAAGAGAAATTGATGCTGGATTGGCCACCTGAAGCCATTGCCGCCAGGCTCAAAATGGATTTCCCAATGGACCGGGCGATGCGCATCAGTCATGAAACCATCTACCGCTGGATTTACCTAGACGCCAGAGAAGGTGGCGAGCTTCACAAGCATCTTCGCCGTCGGAGGCGGAATCGCCGTAGGCAAACGCGCTACTGCGCAGGACGGCGGTTCATTCCGGGTCGAGTCTCAATTAAGGAGAGGCCGGCAGTAGTTGGTACCAGAGAACGATTTGGGGACTGGGAAGGCGACACGCTGCACGGTGCGAAAGGCGCAGGAAACCTTGCCACGTACGTTGAGCGCAAGAGCCGCTTTTTACTTGCCGCAAGACTCGCAGACAGAAGGGCCGCAACCATGACGGATCATAGCGCGAGGTGCTTCAGCCCTCTGCCCGAGATCCTCTGCCAGACAGTAACCGTTGATAACGGTAGTGAGTTTGCGGAATTCAAAGATCTGGAAACTAAGACAGGGCTTACCGTGTATTTCGCGGATCCTTATGCGTCTTGGCAGCGTGGCACCAATGAGAACACAAACGGCATCTTGCGGCACTACTTTCCGAAGGGGTTCGACTTCAGGACCCTCTCAGAGGAAGAAATTCAGCAGGTCGTGAAACAGGTCAACGATCGACCACGAAAGTGCCTCGGCTACCGGACTCCTGCGGAAGTTCTGCGTGCATCATTCGGTGGTGCATTTACAACTTGAATTCACCTTTTAGCTTTTTCGCCAGGCCGGCACTAAGTTGAAGAAGTCAAAGCAGTGGCTAGATAATCCTGCTCAGGAAGCTCTTGATACGCTCATTCCCCCCCTGGTTGTCGAAGAACTCGTACGGTTTTCCTTCCGCGATGAAATTCCCCTTTTCCATGAACATGACCCGGTCCGCGAGCTCGCGCGCAAAACCCATGTGATGCGTCACGATGATCATCGTCATCCCTTCGTCGGCAAGGGCATGGATGGTGTCGAAGACTTCCCCCACCAGCTCGGGGTCAAGGGCCGAGGTAGGCTCGTCAAAGAGCATCAGTTTGGGTCGCATCGCGAGTGCCCGGGCGATCGCCACCCTCTGCTTCTGCCCCCCCGAAAGGGTCGCAGGATAAACGTCTCGCTTCTCGGAGAGCCCCACCTTTGCCAGCATGTCGATGGCGATACTTCTCGCCTCGTCGGCAGATTTCTTCTGTACGGTGAGCGGCCCTTCCATGACATTTCCCAGCACCGTCATGTGCGGAAAGAGGTGGAAGTGCTGGAAAACCATACCGATCTCGGCGCGCAAGGCACAGATGACCGGCTGTTTGTCCAGGTGCAGCTTCCCGTGCTTGCGCACGTACCCCACCTCACGCCCCTCGAACCGGATCGTCCCCTCGTCGATCTCCTCCAGGAAGTTGATGGAGCGCAGAAGGGTCGACTTCCCGGAGCCGGACGGACCGATGATGACGAGCTTTTCACCGGGATGGACGGAGAGGGAGACCCCGTTTACCGCCGTCAAACTCTTGAAGCGCTTCGTGATCCCCTCGAGCTGAATGAGCGGCAGCCTATCGGTGTTCATAAATCCCCGCACGGTACTCGATCTTTTCGAAAATGAAAGTGAAGAGGGTGGTGAAGGCGAGATAGACGAGTGCCGC
The DNA window shown above is from Geomonas sp. RF6 and carries:
- a CDS encoding IS30 family transposase, which translates into the protein MSYTHLTENERYVISHLKVAKFSLREIGRRLGRHHTSIMREIARNGPTYPDGVYWYTFTHGTALKRRHQPRSFRRQDNADLVAYVEEKLMLDWPPEAIAARLKMDFPMDRAMRISHETIYRWIYLDAREGGELHKHLRRRRRNRRRQTRYCAGRRFIPGRVSIKERPAVVGTRERFGDWEGDTLHGAKGAGNLATYVERKSRFLLAARLADRRAATMTDHSARCFSPLPEILCQTVTVDNGSEFAEFKDLETKTGLTVYFADPYASWQRGTNENTNGILRHYFPKGFDFRTLSEEEIQQVVKQVNDRPRKCLGYRTPAEVLRASFGGAFTT
- a CDS encoding amino acid ABC transporter ATP-binding protein — its product is MNTDRLPLIQLEGITKRFKSLTAVNGVSLSVHPGEKLVIIGPSGSGKSTLLRSINFLEEIDEGTIRFEGREVGYVRKHGKLHLDKQPVICALRAEIGMVFQHFHLFPHMTVLGNVMEGPLTVQKKSADEARSIAIDMLAKVGLSEKRDVYPATLSGGQKQRVAIARALAMRPKLMLFDEPTSALDPELVGEVFDTIHALADEGMTMIIVTHHMGFARELADRVMFMEKGNFIAEGKPYEFFDNQGGNERIKSFLSRII